One stretch of Pedobacter riviphilus DNA includes these proteins:
- a CDS encoding ROK family protein — translation MSVIVEKNQRLRAGIIKHLYYKKSLSLTDLSKLTQKSLPLVTAVVNNLITEGYIIEEGFAPSTGGRRAAMFLINPNLKKYIVAIAMDQLTSRLTIYDLSRTMVTPIRTLEFELSSKESNIGDLVNFINTSIDQSEINRTDILGVGIGMPGFVNADEGINHSFLKVKEGTTLQNYLSSKINLPVYIDNDSSLIALAELNFGEAVNLKDVMVVNIGWGTGLGMIVNGKLYRGSSGSAGEFSHIPLSNSDNLCSCGRRGCLEVDTSLLVMAKRAEEAIAGGAESSMKKLFEDKSKHPADHFLYAVSQQDPVAISVLAKAIFQLGKGVATLIHLLNPQCIVLSGRGAKVGKMLLPPIQQAIHEFCIPRIAEQTKIKLSTLTDEAELLAAGSLIVEYNQFD, via the coding sequence ATGTCTGTAATTGTAGAGAAAAATCAGCGCCTTAGGGCTGGTATTATTAAGCATTTATACTATAAGAAATCGCTATCACTTACAGATTTGAGTAAGCTGACGCAAAAGAGCTTGCCTTTGGTTACCGCTGTGGTTAATAATTTGATAACTGAAGGCTATATTATAGAAGAGGGTTTCGCGCCATCAACAGGTGGCAGAAGGGCTGCAATGTTCTTGATCAATCCAAATTTGAAAAAATATATTGTAGCCATTGCAATGGATCAGTTAACATCTAGGTTAACCATTTACGACCTCTCAAGAACAATGGTTACACCAATTCGGACTTTAGAGTTTGAGCTGTCATCAAAGGAAAGCAATATTGGCGACCTTGTAAATTTCATCAACACCAGTATCGATCAATCTGAAATCAACAGGACAGATATTTTAGGGGTTGGTATTGGTATGCCAGGTTTTGTTAATGCTGATGAAGGAATTAATCACTCTTTTCTTAAAGTTAAAGAAGGAACAACCTTACAAAATTATCTTTCTTCTAAAATCAATTTACCTGTATATATAGATAACGATTCTAGTTTGATTGCGCTGGCCGAATTAAATTTCGGAGAAGCTGTTAATTTAAAAGATGTAATGGTGGTTAATATTGGCTGGGGAACGGGCTTGGGAATGATTGTAAATGGTAAATTATACCGGGGCAGTAGTGGCAGTGCAGGTGAGTTTAGTCACATCCCACTTTCGAACAGTGACAATTTGTGTTCTTGTGGCAGAAGAGGCTGTTTAGAGGTTGATACTTCCTTATTGGTAATGGCTAAGCGGGCGGAAGAAGCAATTGCAGGAGGTGCTGAATCGAGCATGAAAAAACTGTTTGAAGACAAAAGTAAACACCCTGCTGATCATTTCTTATACGCTGTAAGTCAGCAAGATCCTGTAGCCATATCAGTATTGGCTAAAGCTATTTTTCAACTGGGCAAAGGAGTAGCCACATTAATCCATCTTTTAAACCCTCAGTGTATTGTTTTAAGTGGAAGAGGGGCTAAGGTAGGTAAAATGCTTTTGCCGCCAATCCAACAAGCTATCCATGAGTTTTGTATTCCCCGAATAGCAGAACAAACCAAAATAAAACTCTCTACCCTGACGGATGAAGCTGAATTATTGGCTGCTGGAAGTTTGATAGTAGAGTATAATCAATTTGACTAA
- the lepB gene encoding signal peptidase I, whose protein sequence is MELAHLFGVLIFLAPVVILQYIGLWKLFEKAGKPGWEALVPIYSFWVMLKITGRPAWWVILYFIPVVNFFVAIGVTIDFVKCFGKFKFWEHAATVILSFVVLPLWGFDKGVKYLGESATEEFKQQHKYIKSKNREWADAIIFAVVAATMIRVFFIEAYTIPSGSMERSLLIGDFLFVSKVNYGARIPMTPIAFPFAHHTMPLTTSTKAYWDGVQWKYHRLPGLSKIKRNDVVVFNFPEGDTVAVENQAESYYALERSMGRQQVRSTFTIIDRPVDKRENFIKRCIGIPGDVISMSSGIANVNGKNEPLKNTGMMPYRIEFKTMDFNYAALDEFNLNLGGTPPIADKTYVVDASPEIADKLKAFDFVKSVTLSPDAPGPVQGGVFPNDPNRAWNRDNFGPIKIPSKGWTVKIDSNTMPLYYRAIRTYEGNKVEQKAGVWYINDKPATSYTFKMDYYWMMGDNRHNSADSRYWGFVPEDHIVGKALFVWMSWDSTASFLHKIRWSRLFMGIH, encoded by the coding sequence ATGGAATTAGCACATCTTTTTGGGGTATTAATTTTTTTAGCTCCGGTAGTAATTTTACAATATATAGGTCTTTGGAAACTTTTCGAAAAGGCGGGTAAACCTGGTTGGGAAGCGTTAGTGCCAATTTATAGTTTTTGGGTAATGTTAAAAATAACAGGAAGACCAGCTTGGTGGGTTATTCTTTACTTTATTCCCGTTGTTAACTTTTTTGTTGCTATAGGTGTAACTATAGATTTTGTAAAGTGTTTTGGTAAGTTCAAATTTTGGGAGCATGCTGCAACTGTTATCCTTTCATTCGTTGTTTTGCCATTATGGGGATTTGATAAAGGTGTAAAATATTTGGGCGAGTCTGCGACCGAAGAATTTAAGCAACAACACAAATATATTAAATCAAAAAATCGTGAATGGGCTGATGCAATTATTTTTGCCGTGGTGGCAGCAACCATGATTAGGGTATTCTTTATTGAAGCTTACACTATTCCATCTGGTTCGATGGAAAGGTCTTTGCTTATTGGCGATTTCCTTTTTGTAAGTAAGGTTAATTACGGTGCACGTATCCCGATGACTCCGATTGCTTTTCCTTTTGCTCACCATACAATGCCTTTAACCACCTCTACCAAAGCTTATTGGGATGGTGTGCAGTGGAAATATCACCGTTTACCGGGTTTATCTAAAATTAAGAGAAACGATGTTGTGGTATTCAACTTTCCCGAAGGAGATACGGTTGCCGTAGAAAACCAGGCAGAAAGTTATTATGCTTTAGAACGCAGTATGGGCCGGCAGCAGGTGAGAAGCACATTTACGATAATAGACCGCCCGGTAGATAAGCGGGAGAACTTTATTAAAAGATGTATTGGTATTCCGGGCGATGTAATTTCGATGAGCAGTGGTATTGCCAATGTAAATGGCAAAAATGAGCCTTTAAAAAATACAGGTATGATGCCATATCGCATCGAGTTTAAAACCATGGACTTTAATTATGCCGCACTTGATGAGTTTAACTTAAATTTAGGTGGAACACCACCTATTGCCGATAAGACCTATGTTGTAGATGCATCGCCAGAAATTGCCGATAAATTAAAAGCATTTGATTTTGTAAAATCAGTTACCTTAAGTCCTGATGCACCGGGGCCGGTTCAAGGCGGTGTTTTTCCAAACGATCCAAACAGAGCTTGGAACAGGGATAACTTCGGGCCGATTAAAATTCCTTCAAAAGGATGGACGGTTAAAATCGATAGCAATACCATGCCGCTGTATTATAGGGCAATTAGAACTTACGAAGGAAATAAAGTAGAGCAAAAAGCGGGTGTTTGGTATATTAATGATAAACCGGCTACTTCTTATACCTTTAAAATGGACTACTATTGGATGATGGGCGATAACCGCCACAATTCCGCTGATTCGCGCTATTGGGGTTTTGTACCCGAAGACCACATTGTAGGTAAAGCCTTATTTGTTTGGATGAGTTGGGATAGTACTGCATCTTTCTTGCATAAAATAAGATGGAGCAGGTTGTTTATGGGTATTCATTAA
- the dapB gene encoding 4-hydroxy-tetrahydrodipicolinate reductase, with protein sequence MKLALLGYGKMGQIIEKFAVERGHEIVLKITIDNQEDLTRQNLKSADVAIDFSTPDSVLKNIDACFDANVPIVVGTTGWYGKLQEVKNDCNSSNNTLLYGSNFSIGVNLFFKLNQTLAKLMNNYPAYEVQVEEIHHTQKLDAPSGTAITLAEGIVDNLDRKQEWLNEVVGTDVELFPKAEQLLIESHRIENIPGTHTVIYSSEVDEIEIKHTAHNRAGFALGAVVAAEWLKDKKGFFSITDIFE encoded by the coding sequence ATGAAACTTGCGCTTTTAGGATATGGTAAAATGGGGCAGATTATCGAGAAATTTGCTGTGGAACGTGGCCACGAAATTGTTTTAAAAATAACGATCGATAATCAGGAAGATTTAACCAGACAAAATTTAAAATCGGCTGATGTGGCTATCGATTTTAGCACACCTGATTCGGTTTTAAAAAATATCGACGCCTGTTTTGATGCTAATGTGCCAATAGTAGTAGGTACAACCGGTTGGTACGGCAAACTTCAAGAAGTGAAAAACGATTGCAACAGCAGTAACAATACATTGCTTTATGGGTCTAACTTTAGTATTGGCGTAAATTTATTCTTTAAGCTTAATCAAACTTTGGCCAAGCTGATGAATAATTATCCTGCCTACGAAGTTCAGGTTGAAGAAATTCACCATACACAAAAACTGGATGCACCAAGTGGTACAGCCATTACTCTTGCAGAAGGGATTGTAGACAACCTGGACAGAAAACAAGAGTGGTTAAACGAAGTGGTAGGAACTGATGTTGAATTGTTTCCGAAAGCAGAACAATTACTGATAGAATCGCATAGGATAGAAAATATTCCAGGTACACACACTGTAATTTACAGTAGCGAGGTAGATGAAATAGAAATTAAACACACTGCGCATAATAGGGCTGGTTTTGCTTTAGGTGCGGTTGTGGCGGCAGAATGGTTGAAAGATAAAAAAGGATTTTTCAGCATTACTGATATTTTTGAATAG
- a CDS encoding DUF5683 domain-containing protein: MQKTKLLILVAAFTFFLVNLASAQVKDTVLKPVDTSKIKLSKSLDTAAKKPMTRKDSMKAKYVNPGKIAGRKAVFRSMIIPGWGQLYNMQLLNDGYGTRAGKSQFFQKLYTGGKIAAIYGGVTVLTMSYIESSKQYNLALTELQYRDSHSDQPDPNGPFGSRYSTSGITQRKDTYRRNKQIVLFSYGLVYFANIVDAYVAARLHFFNIDDNLSFKVMPSMINTNSMYGFNATPALKLSLTF; this comes from the coding sequence ATGCAAAAGACTAAGCTTTTAATACTGGTTGCTGCATTTACATTTTTTCTTGTAAACTTAGCCTCGGCACAGGTTAAGGATACGGTATTAAAACCTGTTGATACTTCGAAAATTAAATTATCTAAATCGTTAGATACTGCGGCTAAAAAACCGATGACCAGAAAGGATTCGATGAAAGCCAAATACGTTAATCCAGGTAAGATTGCTGGTAGAAAAGCTGTTTTTAGATCGATGATAATACCAGGCTGGGGCCAATTGTACAATATGCAGTTGCTTAACGATGGTTATGGTACAAGAGCAGGAAAAAGCCAGTTTTTTCAAAAGTTATATACCGGTGGCAAAATTGCGGCTATTTATGGTGGTGTAACTGTACTTACCATGTCGTACATCGAAAGTAGCAAACAATACAATTTAGCATTAACAGAATTGCAGTATCGCGACTCGCATAGCGATCAGCCTGATCCTAACGGCCCTTTTGGTAGCCGTTATTCTACTTCAGGTATAACCCAGCGTAAAGATACCTACAGAAGAAATAAACAGATTGTATTGTTCTCTTACGGCTTGGTTTATTTCGCCAATATAGTAGACGCCTATGTTGCAGCACGATTACATTTCTTCAATATTGATGATAACCTTTCTTTTAAGGTAATGCCATCCATGATTAATACCAATTCGATGTATGGTTTCAATGCAACGCCTGCGTTAAAATTATCACTAACATTTTAA
- a CDS encoding ParB/RepB/Spo0J family partition protein, which produces MTSFQRKTGLGRGLSALLDDSESAHPPKQQVNAVSETEQIGNISHVSLTEVETNPYQPRTEFDQVALNELADSIKVQGLIQPITVRKLAANKYQLISGERRFRASKLAGLTQIPAYIRSANDQQMLEMALIENIQRENLNAIEVALSFQRMIDEVGLKQEQLGERVGKNRTTVTNYLRLLKLPPAIQASIRDQKISMGHARALINVDGVDKQLFIHQEILEKGLSVRKVEELVRNLQHVPLKASEKSKEKAVSFQYQKLQDDLASKFATRVKLKVSQNGKGAIEIPFMSDDDLNRILELLDW; this is translated from the coding sequence ATGACATCTTTTCAGCGAAAAACAGGTTTAGGAAGAGGGTTAAGTGCGCTTTTAGATGATAGCGAATCTGCTCATCCGCCGAAGCAGCAGGTAAATGCTGTTAGCGAAACCGAGCAGATTGGCAATATCAGTCACGTAAGTTTAACTGAAGTTGAAACCAATCCGTACCAGCCCCGTACCGAATTTGACCAGGTAGCTTTAAACGAGCTTGCCGATTCGATAAAAGTACAAGGTTTAATACAACCCATTACAGTTAGAAAACTAGCTGCAAATAAATACCAGCTCATTTCGGGCGAGCGTAGGTTCAGGGCTTCGAAACTAGCTGGCTTAACACAGATTCCTGCTTACATCCGTAGTGCCAACGACCAGCAGATGTTGGAAATGGCCTTGATCGAAAATATTCAGCGAGAAAATTTAAATGCCATTGAAGTGGCGTTGAGTTTCCAGCGGATGATTGATGAGGTAGGCTTAAAACAAGAACAATTAGGCGAACGTGTAGGTAAAAACCGTACCACGGTTACCAATTACCTGCGTTTGTTAAAACTTCCGCCAGCTATTCAGGCCTCCATCCGCGATCAGAAAATTAGCATGGGGCACGCAAGAGCCTTAATTAATGTTGATGGTGTTGACAAACAATTGTTTATTCACCAGGAAATTTTAGAAAAAGGATTATCTGTACGTAAGGTAGAGGAGCTTGTGCGCAATCTGCAACATGTACCTTTAAAAGCTAGCGAAAAATCGAAAGAAAAAGCTGTTTCTTTTCAATATCAAAAATTGCAGGATGATTTGGCTTCTAAATTTGCTACCCGCGTAAAGTTAAAAGTTAGCCAGAACGGTAAAGGAGCAATAGAAATTCCCTTTATGAGCGATGACGACTTAAACCGAATTTTAGAGTTATTAGACTGGTAA
- a CDS encoding ParA family protein, translating into MSKIIALANQKGGVGKTTSSINLAASLAVLEYKTLLVDADPQANSTSGIGFDPRNIKDSIYECIINDIDPLLAIQKTDTPNLDLLPAHIDLVGAEIEMINLNNREYKMKAVLEKIKDQYDFIIIDCSPSLGLITINALTAADSVIIPVQCEYFALEGLGKLLNTIKIVQNRLNPNLEIEGILLTMYDVRLRLSNQVVEEVKTHFHELVFDTIIQRNTRLSEAPSYGVSVIMHDANCKGAINYLNLAREIVKKNGLLKEEENIGTATL; encoded by the coding sequence ATGAGCAAAATTATTGCATTAGCAAATCAAAAAGGTGGTGTTGGTAAAACAACTTCATCTATAAACCTGGCTGCGAGTTTGGCCGTACTAGAATATAAAACTTTACTGGTAGATGCTGATCCTCAGGCAAATTCGACTTCAGGTATCGGTTTCGACCCCCGGAACATTAAAGATAGTATTTACGAGTGTATCATTAATGACATTGATCCTTTATTGGCCATCCAAAAAACGGATACACCGAATTTAGATTTATTACCTGCCCACATTGATCTGGTTGGTGCAGAAATTGAGATGATTAACCTGAACAACCGTGAGTATAAAATGAAAGCGGTTTTAGAGAAAATCAAAGATCAGTATGATTTTATCATTATCGATTGTTCACCGTCTTTAGGTTTAATCACCATTAATGCTTTAACAGCTGCCGATTCGGTTATTATTCCTGTTCAGTGTGAGTATTTTGCACTAGAAGGTTTGGGTAAGTTGTTAAACACCATAAAAATCGTTCAGAACCGTTTAAACCCTAATCTGGAAATTGAAGGTATTTTACTTACCATGTACGATGTACGTTTGCGTTTATCGAACCAGGTGGTAGAAGAGGTGAAAACACATTTCCACGAACTGGTTTTCGATACCATTATTCAGCGTAATACACGTTTAAGTGAAGCGCCTAGTTATGGCGTTTCGGTAATTATGCATGATGCGAATTGTAAAGGTGCCATTAACTACCTTAACCTTGCCCGCGAAATTGTAAAGAAAAACGGCCTTTTAAAGGAAGAAGAAAACATAGGAACAGCAACTTTATAA
- a CDS encoding NADPH-dependent FMN reductase, with protein sequence MITIIAATNRPNSNTLKVAKYYQRQLKEKGVDANLFSLEHLPIDVLNTDMYGKRSEAFQEIQNMINNTEKFLFIMPEYNGSYPGVLKVLIDASNFPDSFYDKKAALVGISSGKYGNIRGVDHFTGVCHYIHLHILPLRLHIPSIKTELDAEGNFNHPDTIKFTNEQIEKFIKF encoded by the coding sequence ATGATCACAATTATAGCCGCTACCAACAGGCCCAATAGCAATACGCTAAAAGTTGCTAAATATTACCAAAGGCAACTAAAAGAAAAAGGAGTCGATGCCAATTTGTTCAGCCTGGAGCACCTGCCTATAGATGTTTTGAATACGGATATGTATGGCAAAAGATCGGAAGCTTTTCAAGAAATCCAGAACATGATCAATAACACCGAAAAGTTTTTGTTTATCATGCCAGAATACAATGGAAGCTACCCAGGTGTACTAAAAGTGTTAATAGATGCCAGTAATTTCCCTGATAGTTTTTATGATAAAAAGGCTGCTTTAGTTGGAATTTCTTCTGGTAAATATGGCAATATCCGCGGGGTAGATCATTTTACAGGCGTTTGCCATTATATCCACCTCCATATTTTACCCTTACGTTTGCATATTCCTAGTATTAAAACAGAGTTAGATGCCGAAGGCAATTTCAATCATCCGGATACTATCAAGTTTACCAACGAGCAGATAGAAAAATTTATCAAATTCTAA
- a CDS encoding HAMP domain-containing sensor histidine kinase, protein MKIKTKLRLGFGFLFIIVLSFGLIALFYLNELSDKSKVILKDNYKSLKYVAAMRNVIDLNQFPLSRTPLTIFTENLKNEGLNITEPGEKMAFQKLEVAFNVLNNSQSLAIKENSIKNLRIALRNIEELNMKAIYDKNELANKTSSRANLYIIIAATLSFIILFTFIVNFPGFVANPLAEFSAAIKQISRKNYKQRLHFENEDEFTELANSFNGMVVKLNEWENSNLSKIKSEKSRIEAIIAQMQDAIIGLNEKGEVLFLNHLAAKLMNLDEDKVIGQNVAELMQKNELLKRIIKPETDDNTLKIYADDKESYFLLENREIIIPNYEEQDENTLIVSSKSAGSVYTLKNITQFKELDEAKTNFIATVSHELKTPLSSIKMSLKLLNDERVGTMNEEQHELLNHIKEDSDRLLKITSELLDLSQVETGNLKLTFAITKPEEIVHYAIDAVKFQAEQKSIQLVLNCNQNLPNVNADIQKTAWVLVNFLSNALRYSSEKSKVIIDVLQKDNFIEFSVRDFGKGIEEKYQKRLFDRYFQVPTDGQNKSGSGLGLAISKDFIEAENGKIWVISAIGEGSKFCFSLPVVV, encoded by the coding sequence ATGAAAATAAAAACCAAGCTCCGCCTCGGATTCGGCTTTCTCTTTATCATCGTTTTATCCTTCGGATTAATTGCGCTCTTTTACTTAAATGAGCTTTCCGATAAATCGAAGGTAATTCTTAAAGACAATTACAAATCATTGAAATATGTTGCTGCCATGCGCAATGTAATCGACCTGAACCAGTTTCCATTAAGCCGTACGCCACTAACAATATTTACCGAAAACCTAAAAAATGAAGGGTTAAACATTACCGAACCCGGCGAAAAGATGGCTTTCCAGAAATTAGAAGTAGCTTTTAACGTGCTGAACAACTCACAATCGTTGGCCATTAAAGAAAATAGCATCAAAAATTTACGTATAGCGCTGCGAAATATAGAAGAATTGAATATGAAGGCCATTTATGATAAAAATGAATTGGCTAACAAAACCTCATCGAGGGCAAATCTCTACATCATAATTGCGGCTACCTTGAGTTTTATTATTCTCTTTACCTTCATTGTAAACTTCCCGGGTTTTGTAGCTAACCCCCTTGCCGAATTTAGTGCGGCTATTAAGCAGATCAGCCGTAAAAATTATAAACAACGCTTACATTTCGAAAACGAGGATGAGTTTACAGAACTGGCAAACTCCTTTAACGGAATGGTGGTTAAATTAAATGAATGGGAAAACAGCAACTTATCTAAAATTAAATCTGAAAAGTCGCGTATTGAAGCCATTATTGCGCAAATGCAGGATGCCATAATCGGCCTAAATGAAAAAGGAGAGGTACTTTTTCTAAATCATCTGGCTGCAAAACTAATGAACCTGGATGAAGATAAGGTTATTGGTCAGAACGTGGCCGAGCTCATGCAAAAAAACGAGTTACTTAAACGGATCATTAAACCCGAAACAGATGATAATACCTTAAAAATTTATGCTGATGATAAAGAATCTTATTTCCTGTTGGAAAATCGCGAAATCATCATCCCAAATTATGAAGAGCAGGATGAAAACACATTAATTGTTTCTTCTAAATCTGCCGGAAGCGTTTACACGTTAAAAAATATTACGCAATTTAAAGAGCTCGATGAAGCCAAAACAAATTTTATCGCAACGGTTTCGCACGAGTTAAAAACACCCCTATCATCCATCAAAATGAGCTTGAAATTGCTTAACGATGAGCGTGTGGGCACTATGAACGAAGAACAACATGAGCTGCTCAATCACATCAAAGAAGATAGCGACAGGCTGCTAAAAATTACCAGTGAGCTTTTAGATCTCTCGCAGGTAGAAACCGGTAATTTAAAGCTCACTTTTGCCATCACCAAACCCGAAGAAATTGTGCACTATGCAATTGATGCCGTTAAGTTTCAGGCTGAACAAAAATCAATTCAACTGGTACTTAACTGCAATCAGAACTTACCGAATGTGAATGCCGATATACAGAAAACCGCCTGGGTACTGGTTAACTTCTTATCTAATGCTTTACGATACAGTTCCGAAAAATCGAAAGTAATTATCGATGTTTTGCAAAAAGACAATTTTATTGAATTCTCTGTCCGCGATTTTGGAAAAGGCATTGAGGAAAAGTACCAAAAAAGATTATTCGACAGGTATTTTCAAGTACCAACCGATGGACAGAATAAATCGGGCTCGGGATTAGGCCTCGCCATTTCTAAAGATTTTATCGAAGCCGAAAATGGAAAAATATGGGTAATTAGTGCCATTGGTGAAGGGAGCAAGTTTTGTTTTAGTTTACCTGTTGTCGTTTAA
- a CDS encoding acyl-CoA thioesterase yields MPRTKNHIELQFLSEPSDVNYGGKVHGGMMMKWIDQAAFACALQWSQSYCVTVYVGGIRFFHPVHIGHLVKMDARIIYTGKTSMHIAVDAFSKPVGQTDFVKNTHCIIVFVAVDDDGQPKAIPAFKPKSEKEIAMHGYAIKLMELRKSIDKEMEPYIV; encoded by the coding sequence ATGCCCAGAACCAAAAACCATATCGAACTTCAATTTCTAAGCGAACCTTCTGATGTTAACTATGGAGGTAAGGTACATGGTGGCATGATGATGAAGTGGATTGATCAGGCTGCTTTTGCCTGTGCCTTACAGTGGAGCCAAAGTTATTGTGTAACCGTTTATGTTGGTGGTATCAGATTTTTTCACCCGGTTCATATCGGTCATTTGGTTAAAATGGATGCGCGCATTATTTATACGGGTAAAACCAGTATGCATATTGCTGTTGATGCTTTTTCTAAACCAGTAGGGCAAACCGATTTTGTTAAGAACACACACTGTATTATTGTTTTTGTTGCAGTAGATGACGATGGACAACCGAAGGCGATTCCAGCTTTTAAGCCAAAAAGCGAAAAAGAAATTGCCATGCATGGCTATGCCATTAAATTAATGGAATTGCGTAAAAGTATTGATAAGGAAATGGAGCCTTATATTGTGTAG